The Actinomycetota bacterium genome has a segment encoding these proteins:
- a CDS encoding acyl-CoA dehydratase activase yields MELYIGYDIGSVSVNRAVLDRRHQAIDVLEYTRHQGEPLKVIRKDLSQLLEKYEGDSIRGLAFTGSGGKGVATALKAVFINEIEALMNACRQYMPDASTVIDIGGQDSKYIDLAIGDYAMNELCAAGTGSFLDQQASRFGLSIEEFAQVALKSDNPETIAGRCSVFAKSDMIHLQQEAARDEDIMLGLCYAMARSFKSGIVKGKKFKPPVVFCGGVSNNQAMAAAFKDVLGLPITVPDHNESLGAIGAALSAMSGGKPADRESLRLLDDYIAGLKYERDTFEPLSIQKSELPAYTAEEYEFGTGKVDAYIGIDVGSISTNVVAIDRHKRLIAKCYLRTAGRPIEAVRKGIAIIGQEVGDKITVKGAGTTGSGRYLIGDFVGSDIVINEITAQATAAAAIDKEVDTIFEIGGQDSKYISLENGVVVDFEMNKVCAAGTGSFLEEQSERFNLAIEEFAPIALKAQNPLDLGERCTVFMETNVYSHYQKGAQVDNILAGLAYSIVMNYINRVVARKKIGNKIFFQGAVAFNHAVVAAFEKYLDTKIIVPPHHEVTGAIGTAIAALEHGGDATNFRGFGPISEVSYQQKSFECKGCANHCDIKMVSIEGEKPLYYGGRCEKYEQSNKAKNDIPDYFQDREDILLGTYKPQQRKGAKRVGIPFTMLTYEFYPFWGAYFDNLGLEVVLSDKTNKQIIASGLSSVIAETCFPMKAMLGHIHNLLDKGIDYLFVPTIRDMPAKHHAIKGDRTGSYPCPFVQGIPSIVKAAIDLDGVEVLDPIINFSFEGYAKSRQLQQLGQKIGGGKAAINKAIQAAYQAQNQFYSKLRQRGNEVLADLGPDEPAIVVTSRSYNSCDRSISMDIPNKLRDCGMKVIPLDFLPLETVDLSQQWPNLYWEFGDRIISAAKIIREDARLYPAYLTNFGCGPDSFILQYFEREMDKPFLKIEIDEHTGGAGVVTRCEAFIDSLKNYRKTAHTPGPEPYLAPVSFKKGDRRTLYIPYMSDGSYAIQAAFKSVGIDSEVMISDDETLELGRRHTLGKECYPFIITTGDILKTLKYNDPGRCAFLMPLTYGPCRFGQYNQLQKIIIAEQGYEGVPIVSPGAPESSRFYEEYDMDNIRGLRLLGRAMQGVFTMDNLDKMARKVRPYEKQAGQASSLYDKYLKQIIGLLETQPHKALFGQLVDLLARARQEFEAVEVEKAKKPLIGVVGEIYVRNHPYSNNEIVKKVEQLGGEVDIPTISEWPSHTTATSKLDNSVKQADLWYKILGAAGFNSIIGRTNGGLGSLVSDYVKTIRFYALNRLNNRIIASYLSKLAKPVEGFVRDTDNHDIYHTWDAAEPYIIKWFGEAALSVGKSVNWIEQGFDGIINVMPFTCMPGTIVTATSKRIREKYKVPWLNLAFDGLEQGTTETRLEAFMYQARLYAEQKDGK; encoded by the coding sequence ATGGAGTTATATATCGGCTATGATATTGGTTCAGTAAGTGTAAACCGGGCGGTACTAGACCGACGGCACCAGGCAATAGATGTATTGGAATACACCCGTCATCAGGGAGAACCCTTAAAGGTAATCAGAAAAGATTTAAGCCAGTTGCTGGAAAAATATGAGGGGGATAGTATCAGGGGGCTGGCTTTTACCGGTTCCGGGGGCAAAGGGGTAGCTACTGCCCTTAAAGCGGTTTTTATAAATGAGATTGAAGCCCTTATGAATGCCTGCCGCCAGTATATGCCTGATGCTTCTACGGTTATAGATATAGGGGGGCAGGATTCCAAATATATTGACCTGGCCATTGGCGATTATGCCATGAACGAACTGTGCGCAGCGGGAACGGGGTCTTTCCTGGACCAGCAGGCTTCCCGTTTCGGGTTAAGTATCGAGGAGTTTGCCCAGGTAGCCCTAAAGTCTGATAATCCGGAAACCATTGCCGGAAGATGCAGCGTATTTGCCAAGTCGGACATGATACATTTGCAGCAGGAAGCAGCCAGGGATGAAGACATAATGCTGGGCCTGTGCTATGCCATGGCCAGAAGCTTTAAGTCCGGTATAGTTAAGGGTAAGAAATTCAAGCCTCCGGTAGTATTTTGTGGAGGGGTTTCCAATAACCAGGCTATGGCGGCCGCTTTTAAGGATGTGCTGGGCTTGCCCATAACCGTGCCTGATCACAATGAATCCCTGGGGGCTATAGGCGCTGCCCTTTCTGCCATGTCCGGGGGGAAGCCGGCAGACAGGGAAAGTTTAAGGCTGCTGGATGATTATATTGCAGGACTAAAATATGAAAGGGATACCTTTGAGCCATTGTCTATACAAAAGTCAGAGCTTCCGGCCTATACCGCGGAGGAATATGAGTTTGGCACTGGTAAGGTGGATGCCTATATAGGTATAGACGTGGGATCCATAAGTACCAATGTGGTGGCTATCGACCGCCATAAAAGGCTTATTGCCAAATGTTATCTCCGTACTGCAGGCCGGCCTATTGAAGCAGTAAGGAAAGGCATTGCCATTATTGGCCAGGAGGTGGGAGATAAGATTACGGTCAAGGGAGCAGGGACCACCGGCTCCGGCCGGTACCTTATTGGTGACTTTGTGGGTTCAGACATAGTGATAAACGAAATAACTGCCCAGGCCACCGCCGCTGCTGCTATCGATAAAGAGGTGGATACCATCTTTGAAATAGGGGGCCAGGATTCCAAGTACATATCCCTGGAGAACGGGGTGGTAGTAGATTTTGAAATGAACAAGGTATGCGCCGCCGGTACCGGCTCTTTTTTAGAAGAGCAGTCAGAGAGGTTTAACCTGGCCATAGAGGAGTTTGCGCCTATAGCCCTTAAGGCTCAGAACCCCCTGGATTTGGGGGAAAGGTGTACCGTATTTATGGAGACCAATGTTTACTCGCATTACCAAAAGGGGGCCCAGGTAGATAATATACTGGCCGGCCTGGCTTACTCCATTGTAATGAATTACATAAACCGGGTAGTGGCCAGAAAAAAGATAGGCAACAAGATATTTTTCCAGGGGGCAGTGGCATTCAATCATGCGGTAGTGGCCGCTTTTGAAAAATATTTGGATACCAAGATAATAGTGCCTCCCCATCATGAAGTTACGGGAGCCATAGGTACAGCTATTGCTGCTTTAGAGCACGGCGGGGATGCTACTAATTTCAGGGGATTCGGCCCTATATCTGAGGTTAGCTACCAGCAGAAATCTTTTGAATGCAAGGGATGTGCCAATCATTGTGATATAAAGATGGTTTCCATAGAAGGAGAAAAACCCCTTTATTATGGTGGAAGATGCGAAAAGTATGAGCAATCCAATAAGGCTAAAAACGATATACCCGATTATTTCCAGGATAGGGAAGACATACTGCTGGGCACCTATAAGCCCCAGCAGAGGAAAGGGGCCAAAAGAGTAGGTATCCCCTTTACCATGCTCACCTATGAATTTTATCCTTTCTGGGGTGCTTACTTTGATAATCTGGGGCTGGAAGTGGTCCTTTCCGATAAAACCAATAAGCAGATTATAGCCAGCGGCCTTTCTTCAGTTATTGCTGAAACCTGTTTTCCCATGAAGGCCATGCTGGGCCATATCCATAACCTGCTGGACAAGGGGATAGATTATTTGTTTGTCCCTACCATCAGGGATATGCCAGCCAAACATCATGCTATCAAGGGAGACCGCACTGGAAGTTATCCCTGTCCCTTTGTACAGGGCATTCCCAGCATTGTAAAGGCAGCCATAGATTTGGACGGGGTAGAGGTATTGGATCCTATTATTAATTTTAGTTTTGAAGGTTATGCCAAATCCAGGCAGCTGCAGCAGCTGGGCCAAAAAATAGGGGGAGGCAAGGCGGCCATAAATAAGGCTATACAGGCAGCTTACCAGGCCCAGAACCAATTCTACTCTAAGCTGAGGCAGAGGGGTAATGAAGTTTTGGCTGACCTGGGCCCGGATGAGCCAGCCATAGTGGTTACTTCCCGGTCCTATAACAGCTGTGACCGCTCTATATCCATGGATATACCCAATAAGCTCAGGGATTGCGGCATGAAAGTAATTCCCCTGGATTTTCTGCCCTTGGAAACAGTGGACCTTTCCCAGCAGTGGCCCAACCTTTACTGGGAATTTGGAGACCGTATCATTAGCGCAGCCAAGATAATAAGGGAAGATGCCAGGCTTTATCCTGCTTATCTTACCAATTTTGGCTGCGGTCCTGATTCCTTTATACTGCAATATTTTGAACGGGAGATGGACAAGCCTTTCCTAAAGATTGAAATTGATGAGCATACCGGAGGGGCGGGAGTGGTTACCAGGTGTGAGGCGTTCATAGATTCCCTTAAAAACTACCGGAAGACAGCCCATACCCCCGGCCCGGAGCCTTATCTGGCCCCGGTGTCCTTTAAGAAAGGAGACAGGCGTACCCTTTATATCCCTTATATGAGTGACGGCTCTTATGCCATCCAGGCTGCTTTTAAGAGTGTGGGGATTGATTCCGAGGTAATGATTTCTGATGACGAGACCTTGGAGCTGGGACGGAGGCATACCCTGGGCAAAGAGTGCTACCCCTTCATTATTACTACCGGGGATATACTTAAAACCTTAAAATACAATGATCCTGGCCGGTGCGCATTCCTGATGCCCTTAACCTATGGGCCCTGCAGGTTTGGCCAGTATAACCAGCTGCAGAAGATAATTATTGCCGAGCAGGGCTATGAAGGGGTGCCCATAGTTTCCCCCGGGGCCCCGGAAAGCTCCCGTTTCTATGAAGAATATGATATGGATAATATCAGGGGGCTGAGGCTGCTGGGACGGGCCATGCAGGGAGTGTTTACCATGGATAATCTGGATAAAATGGCCAGGAAAGTACGCCCCTATGAAAAACAGGCTGGACAGGCTTCCAGCTTGTATGATAAATATCTTAAACAGATCATTGGTTTGCTGGAAACCCAGCCCCATAAGGCTTTGTTCGGGCAATTGGTAGACCTTTTAGCCCGGGCTCGCCAGGAATTTGAAGCGGTAGAGGTAGAAAAGGCCAAGAAGCCGCTAATCGGGGTGGTGGGAGAGATTTATGTCAGGAACCATCCTTACAGCAATAATGAGATTGTCAAAAAAGTGGAGCAGCTGGGAGGAGAGGTAGACATACCCACCATATCGGAGTGGCCCAGCCATACCACTGCTACCAGCAAGCTGGACAATTCCGTAAAACAGGCAGACCTTTGGTATAAAATATTGGGGGCAGCAGGGTTCAATTCCATTATAGGCAGAACCAATGGGGGGCTGGGCTCTTTGGTATCTGATTATGTAAAAACCATACGCTTTTATGCCCTTAACCGCCTTAACAACCGGATTATAGCTTCTTATTTGAGCAAGCTGGCCAAACCGGTGGAAGGATTTGTCCGGGATACCGATAATCATGATATTTACCATACCTGGGATGCGGCTGAACCCTATATCATAAAATGGTTCGGGGAAGCAGCCCTGAGTGTGGGGAAATCAGTTAATTGGATTGAGCAGGGTTTTGATGGAATTATCAATGTAATGCCCTTTACCTGTATGCCGGGCACCATTGTGACTGCTACTTCCAAGAGGATAAGGGAAAAATACAAGGTACCCTGGCTGAACCTGGCTTTTGATGGACTGGAGCAGGGCACTACTGAGACCAGGCTGGAAGCTTTCATGTACCAGGCCCGTCTATATGCTGAGCAAAAGGATGGCAAATAG
- a CDS encoding polysaccharide deacetylase family protein, translated as MAEKYIIFGFDMETDIGSYLKTYKGIRQGSPKILDILKKHGIEATFFFTGHAAQNNPDQVLEIVEQGHDLGCHSLKHETVGDAAFNMPNDCPILEEELERRLLKNIEIIKSITGSRPQNFRAPRLWQGHGQIKVLENLGFKVDASYSVATHEKQIIPYHPSDTDWLQPGNMNILEIPNFAFLDSENDYSRFFGQNDQWPLLRLLGAEFVAENQKLVVERQAELTDKCVLLFYLHPWEFEVMPEKFEYDEGTFLFKPELTQNCGPRMAEEFEKYIRLCLEDGYKFTTCSKFYHIWTSGCS; from the coding sequence GTGGCAGAAAAATATATAATTTTTGGTTTTGACATGGAAACCGATATTGGCAGCTACCTTAAGACCTATAAGGGGATAAGGCAAGGCAGCCCTAAGATCCTGGATATTCTAAAAAAGCATGGGATAGAGGCTACTTTTTTCTTTACCGGCCATGCGGCCCAAAATAATCCGGACCAGGTTCTGGAGATAGTGGAGCAGGGCCATGATTTAGGCTGTCACAGCCTTAAGCATGAGACGGTAGGAGATGCAGCTTTTAACATGCCCAATGACTGTCCCATACTGGAGGAAGAGCTGGAGCGCAGACTGCTTAAAAACATTGAAATTATAAAATCCATAACCGGCAGCAGGCCCCAAAATTTCAGGGCTCCCCGGCTGTGGCAGGGACATGGCCAGATAAAGGTACTGGAAAACCTGGGGTTTAAGGTGGATGCCTCCTATTCGGTGGCTACTCATGAGAAGCAAATCATTCCCTACCATCCTTCAGATACAGATTGGCTGCAGCCGGGGAATATGAATATATTGGAGATACCTAATTTTGCTTTCCTGGATTCAGAAAATGACTATAGCCGTTTTTTCGGCCAAAATGACCAATGGCCCCTGTTGAGGCTGCTGGGAGCAGAATTTGTGGCTGAAAACCAAAAATTAGTAGTAGAAAGGCAAGCAGAGTTAACCGATAAATGCGTGCTGCTGTTTTATTTGCATCCCTGGGAATTTGAGGTTATGCCTGAAAAGTTTGAATATGATGAGGGGACTTTCCTGTTTAAGCCTGAGCTTACCCAAAATTGCGGTCCCCGGATGGCAGAAGAGTTTGAAAAATATATTAGGCTCTGCTTGGAGGACGGCTATAAATTTACTACCTGCAGCAAATTTTACCATATCTGGACCAGCGGCTGCAGCTAG
- the tmk gene encoding dTMP kinase, protein MEARSNGLFITFEGLDGSGKSTQMKLAEDYLKSKGLAVVSTLEPGGTPIGEKIRDLLLDRDNFEMCPKAEVFLFLASRAQIVYQVIRPALNQNKIVLCDRFFDSSIAYQGIARGLGPEKILELSLWATEGLVPHLTFLLSVGTPQSEARKKARGEGQDRLEAQEDDFKQQVYKGYLQLARQFKDRFVVIDGEKSVSQVFQLVKEKIDELVG, encoded by the coding sequence ATGGAAGCTAGAAGCAATGGTCTGTTTATAACATTTGAAGGCCTGGATGGCTCCGGTAAGAGCACCCAGATGAAGCTGGCTGAAGACTATCTGAAATCCAAGGGGCTGGCAGTAGTATCTACCCTGGAACCGGGGGGCACTCCCATAGGGGAAAAGATAAGGGATCTTCTCCTGGACAGGGATAACTTTGAGATGTGTCCCAAGGCGGAAGTGTTTTTATTTTTAGCTTCCCGGGCTCAAATTGTATACCAGGTAATTAGGCCTGCCCTTAACCAGAATAAGATAGTGCTGTGTGACCGTTTCTTTGATTCCTCTATTGCCTATCAGGGAATAGCCCGGGGGCTGGGGCCAGAAAAGATTTTAGAGTTGAGCTTGTGGGCTACAGAAGGTCTGGTGCCCCATCTTACCTTTTTGCTTTCTGTGGGTACCCCTCAATCGGAGGCCAGGAAAAAGGCCAGGGGCGAAGGCCAGGACCGGCTGGAAGCGCAGGAAGATGATTTCAAGCAGCAGGTTTATAAAGGTTATTTGCAATTGGCCCGGCAGTTTAAGGACCGTTTTGTGGTAATAGATGGTGAAAAAAGTGTGAGCCAGGTATTCCAGCTGGTTAAGGAAAAGATAGATGAGTTGGTGGGATAA